A region of the Bryobacteraceae bacterium genome:
GGTAGGAGTCGAAGGTCACTTTGCGCGGCGCGCCCTTGCCGTCGGCAGGCACGAGCCAGATGTCGGTCTGGCGGGCCTCGTCGGGCATCGCAAAAGCCACCCACCTGCCGTCGGGCGACATCACCGGCGAGCTGATGGCGCCGTATTTCGACGATGCAAGCTGGACGGTCTGTCCGCCAAGAGTGTGGCGGAAGAGCTGATTGTCGGAAGTCGTAAAAAGGATGTCCTTCGAGTCCGGCGACCAGCGCAAGTCGAGCTTCAATGTATCGAGATCGGTCACCTTCTGCGCCGCGCCGCCTTCGGCAGGAACCACCCAGATCTCTTCGCGGCCGCTCCGGTCGCTGACATAGGCGACGTGCTTGCCGTCGGGCGACCACTGCGGCCCGCGGTCGCGCGCGGCGCCTTCGGTGAGCTGGACGAGATCGCCCTCCTCGACCGGCGCCGTGAAGATCTCGCCATAGATGCTGAAGACGACGCGGCGGCCGTTGGGCTGGATGTGGAACTCGTCGGCGCGCGACTGGAAGGTGCGAATCTCTTCCGGATTGGTTTGCGTTTCCGCTTCAATGTCGAGCTTGATGGGTGTTGCCTTGCGGCTGGCCACATCGAGCTTCCAGACGCCGAAGTCATGCTCGAAGACGATGGTCTTGCCGTCGGAAGAGATGGACGGGAAGCGGACGTCGCCGCTGGTGAACTGGGTGACTTTCTCGGCCTTGCCACCCTTTTCCGGCACGCGCCAGATGTTGGTCAGGCCGCCGCCGTCGCGGTCGCTGACGAAATAAATGAAGCCGTCACGGCCCCACATGGGCCAGGAGTCCATGCCATCAAACGGCGTCAGGTTGGTCCATTTCTTTGTGCCCAGGTCGAGCACGAAGACGTCGGTCTGGTAAGCGCCGCGATAGTACTTCCGCCAGTACGCCTGGCCGCGCTGGTTGTAAGCGATGCGTCTGCCGTCGGGCGAGAAGCTGGCGGCGAGGCCATAGTCGGTGCCCGCGGGGCGTTCGGCGCCTGTTTCCACGTCCACCAGCCACAGGCGGGCGAGGAAATCGTCGCCGCGCATTGAAGAGAACAACACCGCCTTGCCGTCAGGAGTCCACCCCAGCACGTTGTCATCGGCGGAATGGAACGTCAGCTGCCTGGGGGCGCCGCCGGTGGCGGGGATCACATAGACATCGAGATTCCCCTTGCGGTCCGAGGAGAACGCCACCCACCTGCCGTCCGGCGAGAAGCGCGGGTAGGCGTCGCGTGCCGGATGAGCGGTGAGCCGGGTGATGTATTTTCCGGATTCATCAGCCACCCAGATGTCGGCCAGATAGGTGAAAGCGACGCGCCCGGCGTGATAGGCCGGATAGCGCACGAGTTTCGCCTCGCGGGCCAGGACAGGCAGCAGGAAGGCCGCTGCGAGTACGCAGCGGGCCGCAAGCCTCAGCAATTGGTTGCCATGCATGGACAAACGATCCCCTTTTCTCGCGTGGTCACGCTACAGTGATTGTGGCGCGACCGGGGGGAGGCGCGGTTACAGCGGCCGGCATGCCATTGTCCTACGGGACGGATTCCCCGCTCTGTGGCAGCTTCTCCCGCATCCCTTGTGGCGGGGCCGTGCCGGGCCGCGCGGGTGACCGCTGACTCCGGCCGGTGCGGCGGCCCTCGTCTCCGGCCCGGAGCCGGGGCTGCCGGCAGCGGCTGTCATTCCTGCTCGTGTCCAGCAGGGGCCTTGGGGCCCCTTGCCAGAGATGGCGGCTCAGGGCCAGGACCGGCTCGACACGCTTTCTTGACCACCATCCATCCTGGAGGGGCGCGGTGTGCGGCCAGCGCCCCAGTTGCGGAACGGCTTCCGTTCCCCCATCATAGAGACTATCAGGCGCTTACCGGCGCACCGCTGCTAGAGAGGCTTGTCTCAAGGGGAAACTCCGCTTGGGAGCCGATCTTATATGAACCTGAGCCAGATGGCCCGGACGATCCGGGAGTCAGTCACACTCAAACTCAATCAGACGGCCGCGCAGCTACGCGAGAAGGGCGAGCCGGTCATTCACCTGGGCGGGGGCGAGCCGAAATCGAAGACGCCCATCGACGCCATCGTCGCCTGCACTTCCGTGCTGAATTCGGGCGACATCAAGTACACGCCGCCGGACGGCATTCCCGCCCTCAAGCGCGCCATCATCCGCTATACCGAAGAACACTACGGACGCACCGTGCGCCCGGAAAACGTGGTCGCATCTTCCGGGGCCAAGCAGGCGATCATGGCAGCGCTGATCGCCATCCTGGATCCCAAAGACGAAGTGATCTTTCCTGTTCCTTACTGGGTGAGCTATCCGGAAATGATCAAGCTCGCCGGGGGCATGCCCGTGCCCGTGCGCGCCGAGGACGGTTCCTTCTGCCCCACCGTGGATGAAATCGCCGCGGCCGTGGGCGCCTACACCAAGGCCATCATCATCAACAGTCCCAACAATCCCTCGGGCGTCATGTACTCGCGCGATTTCGTCGGGGGCATTGTCGACCTCTGCCGGCGCAAGTCGCTGTTTCTGATCATGGACGACACTTACAACCGGCTGGTGTTCGACGGGCGCTCGCCGATCAACGTCTATGATTTCGCTCCCGAAGACATCGACTCGTCGCGCGTGATCGTCATCAACTGCGTGTCGAAGATGTACGCGATGACCGGCTTCCGCATCGGCTGGGCGGTGGCGGCGCGCGAGCTGGCCACGGCGATGGCCACGATTCAGGGCCAGCAGACCTCCGGGCCGGCCACGCCTTCGCAATGGGCGGCCGCCGGCGCGCTCAACGGCCTCCAGAACTCGATCGAGGCGCTGCGGATGACGCTCGAAAACAACCGCAACGTGCTGATGGAGCGGCTCGAGGCCTTTCCGGGCATCCGCGTGGTGAAGCCCGATGGAGCCTTTTACACGTTCCCCGATTTTTCCAATTACATGAAAGATTCCAAGAAGCTCGCGGAATTTCTGCTCGACAAGGTGCGGGTGGTCACCGTGCCGGGCGTCGAGTTCGGCATGGAGGGCCATCTCCGGATCTCCTTCTGCGGAACCATCAAGGAGATCACCGAAGGCATCGAGCGGATCCGCTGGGCTCTCGACCCCACGTCGCCCAACGAGATCTACATCGGCACCCGCCGGCTTGTGCGCGACTGGATGTAAATCCCCCGTCTGGAGCATCCGATGAACGTCTACACCGACATCCCCTCGCCTGCCCTGCCGCAGGCCGCACTGGCCCGGCCCGTCTACGGGCTGGAAAACCACGGCTTTCACAACGTGCGGCGCGTCTACTGGAACCTGCCCGAAGCCGCCCTCTATGAGGAGGCGGTGTTCCGCGGAGAAGGCTGGATCGCCGCCAGCGGGCCGCTGATCGTCCACACCGGCAAACACACGGCGCGCGCCGCGGCCGACAAGTTCATCGTCCGCGAGCCGTCGAGCGAAGGCTACATCTGGTGGGGCCATTACAACCGCCCCTTCACCCCGGAAGCCTTCAACACGCTGCTCAACCGCGTGCTGGCCTATTTTCAGGGTCGGGACATTTTCGTTCAGGATTGTTTTGGCGGCGCCGATCCCAGCTACCGCCTTCCGGTGCGCATCATCACCGAACACGCCTGGCAGTCGCTGTTCGCGCGGACGATGTTCATCAAGCCGGCCACGCTCGACGCCTACCGCAACCACGTGCCGGAGTTCACCGTAATCGCGGCGCCGGGCTTTTTGGCCAGCCCGCTGATCGACAGCTCGCGCACCGAGACCGTGATCGTGCTTAATCTGGCCCAGCGCATGGCGATCATCGCCGGGACCTGCTATGGAGGCGAGATCAAGAAGACGGTCTTTACCGTCCTCAACGCGCTGCTGCCGTTTGAGGGCGTGCTGCCGATGCACTGCTCGGCCAACGTCGGCCCGGACGGCGACGCCGCCATCTTTTTCGGCCTCTCGGGCACGGGCAAGACGACGCTGTCGGCCGACCCCGAGCGCGGCCTCGTCGGCGACGACGAGCACGGCTGGTCGCCGGACGGCATTTTCAATTTCGAAGATGGATGCTATGCCAAGGTGATCCGCCTTTCGCCCACGGCCGAGCCGCAGATCTACGCCTGCACACGGCGCTTCGGCACGATTCTCGAAAACGTCGTCTTCGACCCGCGCACCCGCCTGCTCGACCTCAACGATGACCGGCTGACGGAAAACACCCGCGCCGCCTACCCGCTCTCATTTATCGAAAACGCGGTGCCTGAGAAGCGCTGCGGGCACCCGAAAAACGTCATCTTCCTCACCTGCGACGCCAACGGCGTGCTGCCGCCCATCGCGCGGCTGACGCCGGATCAGGCCGTCTATCACTTCATGAGCGGTTACACGAGCAAGATCGCCGGCACCGAGATCGGCCTGGGCACCGAACCGCAGATGACGTTCTCGCCCTGCTTTGGCGGCCCGTTCATGGTGCACCACCCTTACGAATACGCGAAGATGCTCAAGGCGAACGTGCTCAGACACGGCGCCACCGTGTGGCTGGTCAATACCGGCTGGACCGGCGGGCCGTTTGGCATCGGCAAGCGCATTTCGATCCAGCACACGCGCGCCCTGCTGCACGCCGTGCTGGCCGGACATCTGGAAGACGCGGAGTTCCGTCCCGATCCGGTGTTCGGCTTCGAGGTGCCCAAACGCCTGGAAGGCGTCCCAGATGCGCTGCTCGATCCGGCCTCCACGTGGTCCAGCCGCGATGAGTACATGGCGCGCTGCCGTTCGCTGGCCGCGCGGTTCATTGAGAACTTCCAGTATCTGACCAAAGAGGAGCACATCCCGGACTCGCTCGCCGACCACGGCCCGAGGCTGTAATTGCCTGCCCCATTCTCCGCGGTTCTGGCGGTTCATTGGTAAGCCCGAAAAGGACGCACAAAACGGTCGTGGGCCGGACGCCGATTCTCGGCGTCCGGCCCACGGGCGTGGTGACGTGTCCGGCCCAAAGCCGGCACGATGATGCAGTCTTCAGTCGGTGGCGCGGGTAACGGCCGCACCGCCGCTGTGATGCAGGTCGAAGCGGTCGAGGTTCATCACCTTCGTCCAGGCGCGGATGAAATCGCGGACGAATTTTTCGCCGGCATCCGCCGAAGCGTAGACTTCGGCCACGGCACGGAGTTCGGAATTCGACCCGAAGATCAGATCCACGGGCGTGGCCGTCCACTTGAGCTGCCCGGTCCTGCGGTCGCGGCCTTCGTAGATCATGTCGTCATTGGCCGACTTCGACCATTTGACGTTCATGTCGAGCAGGTTGACGAAGAAGTCGTTGGTAAGCACGCCGGGGCGCGTAGTGAAGACGCCATGCGGCGACTGGCCGGTGTTGGCGTTCAGCACGCGGAGGCCGCCGATGAGCACGGTCATCTCCGGCACGGTGAGCCGCAGCATTTCCGCGCGGTCCACCATCGCCTCGGCGGGCGACAGCCAGTAGCCCTTCCGGTAGTAATTGCGGAAGGCGTCGGCCATCGGCTCGAGGACCTCAAAGGACTTGACGTCGATCTGGTCCTGCCTGGCGTCGACGCGGCCCGGCGTGAACGGGGCCGGGATGTTGTAGCCGGCCTTTCTGGCCGCCTCCTCGACGGCAGCAGTTCCGCCGAGCACGATCAGGTCAGCGAGGGAAACACGCTTGTTGCCCTTCTGGGCGTTGTTGAACTCCTGCTGGATGCTCTCCAGCCTCGCCAGCACCTTCTGGAGCTCGGCCGGATTGTTGGCCTCCCAATCCTTCATGGGAGCCAGACGGATCCGGGCCCCGTTGGCGCCGCCGCGCATGTCGCTCGCGCGGAAGCTGGCGGCCGAGGCCCAGGCGGTGCGGACCAGCTCGGGAATCGTCAGACCGGAGTTGAGGATTTTCGTCTTGAGCTGGGCGATATCGTTGGCGTTGATCGGCGCGTAATTCGCCCTGGGCAGCGGGTCCTGCCAGAGGAACTCCTCGCTGGGGACTTCCGAGCCCAGGTACCGGGCCCGCGGGCCGAGGTCGCGGTGCGTCAGCTTGAACCAGGCGCGGGCAAAAGCGAGCCGGAATTCCTCAGGATTTTTCAGAAAACGCTGGGCGATTTCCCGGTATGTGGGGTCGAATTTCAGCGCCAGATCGGTGGTGAACATGATGGGCGCGTGACGCTTGCCCGGCACGTGAGCGTCGGGCACGAGGTTGGCGGCCTGGTTGTTGGCGGGGATCCACTGGATGGCGCCGGCGGGGCTCTTCGTCTGGACCCACTCGAAGCGGAACAGGTTGTCGAGATACTGCATCGTGAACTGGGTGGGCGAGGCCGTCCAGGCGCCTTCGAGGCCGCTCGTGATGGTGTCTTCGGCGTTGCCTTTGCCGCAGCGGTTTTCCCAGCCGAGGCCCTGCTGCTCAATGCCGGCCGCGGCCGGTTCGGGGCCGAGGCACTTATTGGGGTCGTGCGCGCCGTGGGCCTTGCCGAAGGTGTGGCCGCCGGCGATGAGCGCCACGGTTTCCTCGTCATTCATGGCCATGCGGCCGAACGTCTCACGGATGTCCTTTGCAGCGGCCAGTGGATCCGGCTTGCCGTTTGGGCCCTCAGGGTTCACGTAGATGAGCCCCATCTGGACGGCGGCCAGCGGCTTCTGAAGGTCGCGCTCGCCGCTGTAGCGCTTGTCGTCGAGCATTTTCTGCTCGGGGCCCCAGTAGGTTTTATCCGGCTCCCAGTCGTCGATGCGGCCGCCGGCAAAGCCGAGCGTCTTGAAGCCCATCGACTCGAGAGCGACGTTGCCGGCCAGAACCATCAGGTCGGCCCAGGAGATCTTGCGGCCGTACTTCTGCTTCACTGGCCAGAGGAGGCGCCGGGCCTTGTCGAGATTGGCGTTGTCAGGCCAGCTGTTGAGCGGGTCGAACCGCTGTTGACCGCCGTCAGCGCCGCCGCGTCCGTCCAACGTGCGGTAAGTGCCGGCGCTGTGCCAGGCCATGCGGATGATGAACGGCCCGTAGTGGCCGAAGTCAGCCGGCCACCAGTCCTGCGAGGTGGTGAGGACCTTGCGGATGTCCTCCTTGACGGCCTTCAGGTCGAGCGTGGAAAACTCCTTCGCGTAGTCAAAGTCACGGCCGTAAGGATTCGAATCCGGCGACTGCGCCCGCAGGGGCGACAGGTCCAGTTGGTCCGGCCACCAGAACTTGTGGGATTGCGGCTTCTGCGCGCTGGCCGTGGCGGCCAGCATCAAAACCAATCCGGTTGCCGCGGTTGCGGTTAACCAGTTTCTCTTCATCTTTCCGTTTCTCCTTGCTTGAGCTGCCGCCGCAGACGGCGGGAATGAGGTAATTCAAGTGTAAAGTCGAAGCCGGCAAGAAGTCGCCTTTTACTCTTATAGGCGACTCCTATGGAGGAGATGGAGGCAGATGAAGAAGCCGGAGCCGCCCGCAAGGGGCGGCTCCGGCGCCGTACAGAGTGGCGAAAGGGGCGCGTATCAGCGGCGCTGCGGACGCAAGTCCTTGCCCGCAGGCTGCGGCTGGGGTTGCGTTCTGGCCGCCGGGGCCGAGCGCTTCTCGACCTGTGCGGCGGGCTGCTCGGAGGGATTGCCGCCCTTGAGCAGCTTTTCGCGCTGTTCGCGCAGCACGGCGCGGCGGCTGAGCTTGATCTTGTTGCCCTCGAGGGCGAGAACCTTGACGAGGATCTGATCGCCCTCGTTCAGCTCGTCGCGCACGTTCTTCACGCGGTTTTCGCTGATTTCCGAAATGTGGAGCAGGCCATCGGTGCCGGGGAAGATCTCGACGAAGGCGCCGAAATCGGCGATGCGCACCACCTTGCCCAGATACGTCTTGCCGACCTCGGCGACGGCGGCGATCTCGGAGATCATCTTCAGCGCGCGATCGGCCGAGTCGCCGTCGGTGGCGAAGACGTTCACCGTGCCATCGTCGTGAACGTCGATCTTGACGCCCGTCTGGTCGATGATGCCGCGAATGACCTTGCCGCCCGGCCCGATGATCTCGCGGATCTTCTCCGTCGGGACGGTGATGGTGTAGATGCGCGGCGCGTAGGGGCTGAGCTCCGGCCGCGGCGACGAAAGGACTTCGTCCATCCGGTCGAGGATGAACAGCCTCGCGCGGCGGGCCTGTTCGAGCGCCTCGCGCATGATGGCGATGCTGATGTTCTGGACCTTGATGTCCATCTGAAGGGCGGTAATGCCGGTACGGGTGCCGGCCACCTTGAAGTCCATGTCGCCGTAATGGTCTTCAGCGCCGGCGATGTCGGTGAGGATGGCGTACTTGTCGCCGTCGGTCACCAGGCCCATGGCGATACCCGCCACCGGGGCCTTGATTTTCACGCCCGCGTCCATCAGTGAGAGGCTGGCGCCGCAGACGGTGGCCATAGAAGACGACCCGTTGGATTCGAGAATGTCGCTGACGATGCGGAGCGTGTAGGGGAACTCGCTTTCCGGCGGAATCATCGGCGCAATGGCGCGCTCGGCCAGAGCGCCATGGCCGATTTCGCGACGGCCAGGCCCGCGCATGAAGCCCACCTCGCCCACCGAGAACGGCGGGAAGTTGTAGTGCAGCATCAGGCGCTTGGAGGTCTCCAGCAGGTTCAGCGTTTCCAACCGCTGCTCGTCTTCCTTGGTGCCGAGCGTGGTGGTGACCAGCGCCTGCGTCTCGCCGCGGGTGAACAGCGCCGAGCCGTGCACGCGCGGCAGCACGCCCACTTCAATCGTGATCGGGCGGATCTCGTCGAAGGCGCGGCGGTCCGGCCGCTGGCGCAGGTTGAGCACCTCGTGGCGGAAGATCTTCTCCCGAAGCAGCTCGAAGCAGGCCGCCGCCTCGATCTGGTCTGCTTCGTCGGTGAACGACTCCACCGCTTCCTTCAGCAGCGCATCGGTGCGGGCGTAGCTTTCCGCCTTGCCGTACTTCTGCGTGTTCAGGGCGTCGGGCAGGCGGTCGCCGACCAGCGCCTCCACCTTCGCATAGATCTCCATATTGCGCTGCGGCGGCGTGAACGGACGTTTGGGCTTGCCGGCCAGCTGAACGAGTTCACGGATGCCGGCATTGATCTTCTTGCAGCACTCGAAGGAATATTCGATGGCGGCGAGGATCTCGTCCTCGCTGGCCTCGTTGGCGCCCGCCTCGACCATCACGATGCCCTGGTCGGTGGCGGCGACCACGATATTGATCTTCGCCTTGTCCTGCTGCTCGTAAGAGGGAAACGGGATGAACTCATCGCCCACCTTGCAGACGCGGACGCCGCTGACGATGTGGTCGAAGGGGATGTCGGAGATCGCCAACGCGGCGCCGCTGCCGACGATGGCCATCGCCGACGGGTCGGTGTCGGGCGCGGCCGACAGCACCAGGCTGATGATCTGCGTCTCGCACATGTAGCCTTCGGGGAACAGCGGACGCAGCGGGCGGTCCACCAGACGGGCGGTGAGGATTTCGCGGTCGCTCGGGCGGCCTTCGCGTTTCAGGTAGCCGCCGGGGATGCGGCCGGCCGCGTAGGTGTACTCGCGGTAGTCCACGGTGAGGGGGAAAAACGCGGCATTGATCTTGGGCTCCGGGTTGGAGCAGGCGGAGCTGAGAACGACGGTGTCTCCGATGGTGACGACCACGGCGCCGTGGGCCTGTTTGGCCATACGGCCCGTTTCGAGTGTGAGAGCTCGACCACCCAGGTCGATTTGTACGCTTTGCTTCATGTTGTTTGAATCTCCTCGGTCCGGCGGACCGATTGCGGCCGGACCAGCGACGGATTTGCCTTGCTTGGGAACCTGACGGGAAGGGCCAGCGGCGGCTGTATCTGGACGGCCCGGTCCTGGAGCCGAAAACGGCCCGCGAGCGCGCGCAAATAGAAGCTGCGCGTTGCGGGCCGGATCGTCTCTGCCATGAGCAGAATTCCTGACTCGCGCCCTCCCCCCGGCCGATGGCCTGGCGGCGGGCAGCGGCTCGATGGGCCGACGCCTAACGGCGCAGCCCGAGGCTGAGAATCAGGGCCTTGTAACGCTCAGGGCTCTTCCGCTTGAGATAGTCGAGCAGCTTCCGGCGGCGAGAGACCAGCTTCAGCAGTCCCCGCCGGCTGTGGTGGTCCTTCTTGTGGACCTTGAAATGCTCGGTCAAGTCGGCGATATGACGCGTGAGCAGCGCAATCTGCACTTCCGGCGAGCCCGTGTCCGTCTTATGCTGCCGGTACCTGGTGATCAGCTCGTTCTTGGCTTCCTGGGCCAGGGCCATTCGATTTCCGTGCGCTCCTTTTCAATTTCCTTCCTGTTCTGTTCTACATCAGGATAACACACAGAAACCGTCCGTTTCCGCTCCGCCCCGGCTACTCTTCACGCGCCATGCCACAGGCGCGCTCATATCCACGCGCCAGGTAGAAGATGAGCAGATCGAAGAAGCGGCCAAGCTGGAGCTCCAGCTCCTCCTCCGCGTACAGATCCACGCTGGTCTGAACGAAGGCTTCATCGCGGATGTAGTCCAGGCAGGCTTCCTTGAGCAACTGCACCGCGCGAATGCTTTCGCTGAGCGGGATGCCCTGCACGTAGCGGTCGTGACCCACTTTCTCATAAAGGTTCGCAATCTCTTCCTCGGAGCAGGAAATCAGCCAGTGGCCCAGCCGCTTGAGCAGCTTCCGGCAGGTCTCGGTCAGTTCGGACTCCGGCATGCGGCTGATGTGAGGCAGGCCGGAGTGCTGCCGCAGCCGGCGCAGGAAGCGCGCTGTGATCGCCTCCCAGTGATCTTCCATCTGATGGACCAGTTTCGCCGAAACCATCCGAGTTCCTCCCGTCCAAGTCCTAGGTACGCTGAAAGGTTGCGGTTGTCAAGGGGGTTGACCTTTCCGGCGCATAGAATGAAGAGGCGATGAAAATCGAGCGGATTGAAACGGTCCAGGTGGCCCCCCGCTGGGGCCTGCTGCGCATCCTTACCGACGAGGGTGCCGAAGGTTACGGCGAATACACCCTGGAAGGCCAGCTCGCGGCGGCCGAAGCGGCGGTGCATGAACTCGGCGAGTTTTTTCTGGGCAAGGACCCGTCGCGGCCGAAGGCGCTGGTGCGCGCCTGTTACGACCGGAGCTTCTACCATGGGGGCGCCGCCTACATGAGCGCTCTCGGGGGCATTGAAATCGCCCTGTGGGACCTGGCCGGCAAGGCCGCCGGACAGCCCGTGCACCGGCTGCTGGGCGGGCGGGTGCGCGACCGCGTCAAGATCTACCGGTGGGCCGGGGGCAACAACAACCCGCCGGAAATGGCAGCGCAGGAGGCGGCGGTCGTGGTCGCCGCCGGGGCGCGGGCGCTGAAGATGAACGCCTGTCCGCCGCTGGCCGCCATTGATACCTATGGTGGCATCCGGCTGGCGGTGGAGAGGCTGAAGGCGGTGCGCGAGGCCGTGGGCTGGGAGGTCGACATTGCCCTCGATTTTCATGGCCGCTGCAATGTGCCGATGGCCCGGCGGCTGGCGCGGGCGCTCGAGTTCGGAAATCCTCTCTTTTACGAAGAACCGGTGCGGCCGGACTACAACCGCTGGCTGCCGGAGATCGCCGCCATCACCCATGTGCCCATCGCCACCGGCGAGCGGATGACAACGGTGGCCGAATTCAGCGACGTGGTGGCCGCCAGGGCGGCGCACATCCTTCAACCGGATGTCGTCCACGTCGGCGGCATTTCGAACACGGCCGAGATCGGCGCGCTGGCAGAGGCCAACGGCATTGCGTTGGCCCCGCACTGCCCCCTGTCGCCGGTGGCGTTCATGGCCAGCCTCCAGGTGGTGGCGCAGTGTCGCGCCGGCTGGATCCTCGAATGGGCCAAGGGCATTCACTACAACGCGGCCGGGGCCGCCGGCGACGTCGATCCCTGGCTGCGATATGTGGACGAGCGCGACTGGCCCATGTTCGAACCCGACGCCGAGGGCCATCTGCCGATTCCCGAAGCGCCGGGGCTCGGGCTGCGGCTCAACTGGAAAGAGGTGGAGCGCGCCGCCCGCGCGGGCGTCACCTGGCGCGACGAGACCATGTACCTGCCCGATGGCACGCTGGCCAACTGGTAGACGCATGGTATTGTGAAATTATCCGGATCGTCATCGAAAATTCACTCAGGCAGCGTAAGACGGAAGCATGAGCGGCGCTGCCCGAGCCCTCCGTCACTGGATCGAATCCGCCGACCATGGCCTGATGCGGCGCTTTCACGGCTGGATCGCGCCTTCGTGGTTCCGCTGGTGGATGGTTGCATCGACACGCGCCGGCGACGGCTGGCTGTGGTATGCGGCGGGCGCGGTGCTGGTGGCCGCCGGCGGATCGTCGGGCCGGCTGGCCGCGGCAGAAGCCCTGGCGGCGTGCGCCGGGGCGATCCTGCTGTTCCAGTTTCTGAAGCGCAAGGCGGGGCGCCGCCGCCCCTGCGAACTGGCGCCTCACTGCTGGGCGCGCATCCTGCCGCCCGACGAGTTCAGCTTCCCCTCCGGCCATACAATGACGGCCTTTGCCGCTGCCGGGCCGATTGCAGCCCATTTCCCGCAGGCTGCTCCCATGCTGTATTTCTGCGCGGGTTCGATCGCCCTGTCGAGGGTCGCCCTGGGGATGCACTTTCTGAGCGACGTTGTCGCCGGCGGACTCCTGGGCTGGCTCATCGGCAACCTCGCCCACTGGCTGCTGTCCTGAGCAGGAAGACAGCCCGAGGCGGCAGGGCAGACCCGGCTCCGGCAAAGCCGCTGCACCGTGTTCTGCATTCTCACCTGCGAGTGCCGCGCTCGAACCGCTGCGCTTCTGAGCCGCCAGGGAAGGGACCGAAGGCCCCGAAAACGAGCGCCACACTCAGCGGCGATGCAGCCTGATGGAATGCCCCTCCATCTGGCGCGGCCTGGCGGGCGAGCCGCATTCTCGGCCTTGTCGAGCCTCATTCGCGATCCGGAGAAACCGCGGCGGATGCGGCCCGGAGCAGCTCGTCCACGCCATCAGCACAGAGCTCGGCGGCGTGTCGCGAAGCAGCAGGCAATTCGCCGACAGCCTCCCGGATGACGGCACGGACCGCTTCCCTGCCCCCGTTGCGGAGCGCCTGCACCGGCTTGCCGTGAAGCCATTCGGCGAGCACGGAACCGCAGGCGATCGAGGCCGTGCAGCCTTTCACCTGAAAAGCCGCGGCAGCGATGACGCCACCGGCAATGCGAGCGCTCAGACGCAGCCAGTCGCCGCAGGCCGGGTTTTCGACATCCACCACCAGGGCCGGCGGATCCAGAACGCCCGCGTGACGCGGATTCTGA
Encoded here:
- the dgoA gene encoding galactonate dehydratase; its protein translation is MKIERIETVQVAPRWGLLRILTDEGAEGYGEYTLEGQLAAAEAAVHELGEFFLGKDPSRPKALVRACYDRSFYHGGAAYMSALGGIEIALWDLAGKAAGQPVHRLLGGRVRDRVKIYRWAGGNNNPPEMAAQEAAVVVAAGARALKMNACPPLAAIDTYGGIRLAVERLKAVREAVGWEVDIALDFHGRCNVPMARRLARALEFGNPLFYEEPVRPDYNRWLPEIAAITHVPIATGERMTTVAEFSDVVAARAAHILQPDVVHVGGISNTAEIGALAEANGIALAPHCPLSPVAFMASLQVVAQCRAGWILEWAKGIHYNAAGAAGDVDPWLRYVDERDWPMFEPDAEGHLPIPEAPGLGLRLNWKEVERAARAGVTWRDETMYLPDGTLANW
- a CDS encoding phosphatase PAP2 family protein; this encodes MSGAARALRHWIESADHGLMRRFHGWIAPSWFRWWMVASTRAGDGWLWYAAGAVLVAAGGSSGRLAAAEALAACAGAILLFQFLKRKAGRRRPCELAPHCWARILPPDEFSFPSGHTMTAFAAAGPIAAHFPQAAPMLYFCAGSIALSRVALGMHFLSDVVAGGLLGWLIGNLAHWLLS